Part of the Cellulomonas hominis genome, CTGGTCGCGGGGCGCGGGCGGGCGGCGTGGGGCGGTACCGTGGCCCCATGCTCCCCGCCACCCCGTCGCGTCCGTTCGGCGCGGTGCTCACCGCCATGGTCACGCCGATGCGGGAGGACGGCGCGATCGACCTGGACGCCGCCGTACGCCTCGCGACGCACCTGGTGGACCACGGGCACGACGGCCTGGTCCTCAACGGCACCACCGGCGAGTCGCCCACCACGCACGCCCCCGAGAAGGCCGACCTGATCAGCGCCGTCGTCGCCGCCGTCGGCGACCGTGCCGCGATCGTGGCCGGCGCGGGGTCGAACGACACGCTGCACGCCGTCCGGATGGCCGAGCAGGCCGCCGAGGCCGGCGCCGACGGCCTGCTCGTCGTCAGCCCGTACTACTCCCGCCCGTCGCAGGACGGCGTCGTACGCCACGTCACCGCGGTGGCCGACTCCACGCCGCTGCCGGTGATGCTCTACGACGTCCCCGGGCGCACCGGCGTGCGGTTCGCGCAGCCGACCCTGGACGCGCTCGCCGCGCACGAGCGGGTCGTCGCGATGAAGGACGCCACCGGCGACGTCTACGCCGCCGCGAAGGCCGCCGCCCGCACGGGCCTCGCCTGGTACAGCGGCGACGACTCGCTGTACCTGCCGTTCCTCGCGCACGGCGCGGCCGGCATCGTCAGCGTGGTCGGCCACGTCGCCGGCCCGCAGCTCGCCGCGATCACCGCGGCTCACGACGCCGGGGACCACGCCCGTGCGCTCGAGATCTTCCTGTCGATCGCACCGGCGATCGACGCGCTCAACGGCCAGGGGTTCCAGGCGGTCGCGGCGAAGGCCGCGGTCTGGTCCCTCGGCCTGATCCCGTCCCGACACCTGCGGCTGCCGAACGTGGCCGCGTCGGACGAGGACGTCGAGGCGGTGCGCGCGGGCCTGAGTGCCGCGGGCATCGTCGACGCCCTGTCCACTGTGCTGTAGCTGACCAGGAGAAGCATGTCGCACCCCCACCCCGACCTCGCCCTGCCGCCCGCCCTGCCCGAGGGCGCGCTGCGCATCGTGGCCCTCGGCGGCCTCGGCGAGGTCGGCCGGAACATGGCCGTCCTCGAGTACGGGGGCCGGCTGCTCGTCATCGACTGCGGGGTGCTGTTCCCCGAGGACCACCAGCCCGGCGTCGACCTGATCCTGCCGGACTTCGGCTACATCGCCGACCGCATGGACGACGTCGACGGCATCGTGCTCACCCACGGGCACGAGGACCACATCGGCGCCGTGCCGTACCTGCTGCGGCTCCGCCAGGACATCCCGCTGATCGGCTCGCAGCTGACGCTCGCCTTCGTCGAGGCGAAGCTCAAGGAGCACCGCATCACGCCGCTGACCCTCGCGGTGAAGGAGGGCCAGACCGAGCAGGTCGGCGCCTTCTCGTGCGAGTTCGTCGCCGTGAACCACTCCATCCCGGACGCCCTCGCCGTCGCCGTCACGACGCCCGCCGGCACCGTGCTGCACACCGGCGACTTCAAGATGGACCAGCTCCCGCTGGACGGCCGGATCACGGACCTGCGCGCGTTCGCGCGCCTGGGGGAGAAGGGCGTCGACCTGTTCATGGTCGACTCCACCAACGCCGAGGTGCC contains:
- the dapA gene encoding 4-hydroxy-tetrahydrodipicolinate synthase, whose product is MLPATPSRPFGAVLTAMVTPMREDGAIDLDAAVRLATHLVDHGHDGLVLNGTTGESPTTHAPEKADLISAVVAAVGDRAAIVAGAGSNDTLHAVRMAEQAAEAGADGLLVVSPYYSRPSQDGVVRHVTAVADSTPLPVMLYDVPGRTGVRFAQPTLDALAAHERVVAMKDATGDVYAAAKAAARTGLAWYSGDDSLYLPFLAHGAAGIVSVVGHVAGPQLAAITAAHDAGDHARALEIFLSIAPAIDALNGQGFQAVAAKAAVWSLGLIPSRHLRLPNVAASDEDVEAVRAGLSAAGIVDALSTVL